AACTAGTGCTAACTTCTGGATGAACACTGCGTTTACATTTCAGCTACTCGTTTGCGCAGCACTGATCGCCGTTATATTCATGACATTACGTTTCGTACTGACACCTCTTAATCAGGTGGTTGAGGCTATGCGTGAAATAGGCGAAGGAGACGGTAATTTAGGTAACCGGCTGGAAGAGAAAGGTAATGATGAACTGACAGACCTTGCCCGTAGTTTTAATCTTTTTGCCGCTAACGTTATGGCAATGGTCCAGCAGGTAGGTGCTTCGGTTGAGAACATCTCTTCTTCTTCCAGCCAGTTAGCTTCTACCGCTGAAAAAGCTGATTATGCGATTAATCAGCAGAAAATGTCGATCGATCAGGTTTCATCTGCCAGCCACCAGATGGTTGCTGCGGTTCAGGAGGTTGCCCGTCATGCAACTTCAGCTGCGGCTGCTACAAATCAGTCAGACACTGAAGCCAGCCAGGGTATGCGTGTGCTGGATAACGCAATTCAGGAAATCAATGTCCTGACTGAAGAGATTCACCAGGCTTCCGGGGCGATAGGCCAGCTTGAATCTGACAGCAATACCATAAGCACTGTTCTTGATGTCATCCGGGATATTGCAGATCAGACTAACCTTCTGGCTCTAAACGCTGCAATTGAAGCAGCCCGGGCTGGTGAGCAGGGCCGTGGCTTTGCCGTTGTTGCTGATGAGGTACGTAATCTTGCACAACGTACTCAGGATTCAACTCAGGAAATTCAGGGAATGATTGAACGCTTACAAAGCAGTGCGATGACCGCCGTAAACGTCATGCAGCGAAGTCAGGATCAGGCAAAAAGCTGTGTGACTCAGGCAGTTGAGGCGGGAACATCATTACAAAGTATTACTCAGGCAATTTCTTCTATTAATGACATGAATAATCAGATTGCTACTGCCAGCGAGCAGCAGGGTGCTGTAATGGAGGAAATAAGTACTAGTATTATGGCTATTCTGACTCAGGTGGATGAAACTTCTGAGGGCTCCCGTAATACTGCCGTTAGCAGTGACAGTATGCGTGATTTATCGATGGAGCTGAAAGCACTGGTTGGGCAGTTTAAAGTGGCTTAGCACTTAACCTTAAATAGCTAGAATTATAGAAAGTTTAGAAAAAGCCTTCAGATATGAAGGCTTTTTTTTGTTATCAGGAATGAGTCAGGCTCTTTACCAGCGGCATAAGTTTGATGGCTGCTTGCGAATCTTCCTGAACCATAGCCGTTGTGATCGCCCCTTCTTTTAATAGGCAAAGGGTGTCTGCCAGTAGTATGGCTGTTGATTCATCAGAACGAATCAGACGAGTGTGCTGCATCACCAGCTGATAAACATGTTTTTTGTGTTCTTTGCAGGCTTTATGAACCGCCGTTAACGGATCAGTATATTCACCGCTGGCATTAATAAAAAAGCAGCCACGAAAGCTTCCCAGCGCGTCAGCTCTGTCATTGAACCAGTCGTCCAGGCCGTCAAACATAGCGAGAAGTGCATCCTGACCTGGAGCAACAGAAGACATCTTGCCAGTTAACCAACCCATAAATATTTCGTCACGGTAATTGAGAGCGGCAATTATCAGTGCTTCTTTACCGGAGAAGTAACTGTAGAGTGTCTTTTTAGCAACGCCGGATTGCTGGATGATCTCGTTGATCCCAACCGCATGAATTCCTTGCCGATAAAATAAACGTAGGGCTGTGCGTACGATAGTGAGTTGTTTTTCGGTCATTCTGGCCCGGAATATAAAGATACTTGTATATATAACAACTCCGGATGGAATTGTTTACGACATGAATATTGACAGAGGTAGACAGACTTGTCTACCATGCACCAAAAGGTAGACCAACTTGTCTACCTATAATTATATATGGTGAGGATAATCCATGCTGGATTCTAAGTTATTTCCGCTGGTGGCTGGCATCGCTGCAGCCGTTACGATTTCAATTCTGGCGTATCTGGAAGCCTTTACCAGTGCAGGCTTATGGCTAATGGCGCCATTTGGAGCATCCACAGTTCTGGTATTTGGCCTGCCAAAAAGTCCGTTAGCACAACCTAAGAACGTTATATTTGGTCATGTATTGTCAGCACTGGTGGGTGTTGTCTTCGTGACGTATGTAGGTGTTGAACCCTGGTCTCTGGGAGCCGCAACAGGTGTTGCAATTGCTCTTATGCTGGTAACTAAGACAACGCATCCGCCAGCTGGCGCTAACCCGGTGCTGATTATGCTGACCGGACAAAGCTGGAGCTTTCTGCTTACACCAGTCGCAATAGGTGCTGTCGTAATTGTCGCCATGGGCTTTCTGGTTAACAAGCTGGTACACAAGTCATAATTTGTTAGTTACAAAAAAGGGGATCATAAGATCCCCTTTTTTACGTCTGTACGCACCGAATTTTCCAAA
The DNA window shown above is from Aliamphritea ceti and carries:
- a CDS encoding methyl-accepting chemotaxis protein — encoded protein: MKIRTKLVSVFCLSMVLMGAALVAEKVAVSKNDDQLKASEKRHLSNLIADEFLQSSKNLTRLARTYVATGDQAYQEKYWQIVQWRSGDIPRPAEFHPDLYPGVIKPQADIMKDLNFTDAEFALLKEAGQLSNDLIRTEEQAMNSIKQGIVAAGPYKANSGESIETFAIRILFDANYHREVTKIMGPVDLFFAEIDQRTAAELKAAQTSANFWMNTAFTFQLLVCAALIAVIFMTLRFVLTPLNQVVEAMREIGEGDGNLGNRLEEKGNDELTDLARSFNLFAANVMAMVQQVGASVENISSSSSQLASTAEKADYAINQQKMSIDQVSSASHQMVAAVQEVARHATSAAAATNQSDTEASQGMRVLDNAIQEINVLTEEIHQASGAIGQLESDSNTISTVLDVIRDIADQTNLLALNAAIEAARAGEQGRGFAVVADEVRNLAQRTQDSTQEIQGMIERLQSSAMTAVNVMQRSQDQAKSCVTQAVEAGTSLQSITQAISSINDMNNQIATASEQQGAVMEEISTSIMAILTQVDETSEGSRNTAVSSDSMRDLSMELKALVGQFKVA
- a CDS encoding TetR/AcrR family transcriptional regulator, giving the protein MTEKQLTIVRTALRLFYRQGIHAVGINEIIQQSGVAKKTLYSYFSGKEALIIAALNYRDEIFMGWLTGKMSSVAPGQDALLAMFDGLDDWFNDRADALGSFRGCFFINASGEYTDPLTAVHKACKEHKKHVYQLVMQHTRLIRSDESTAILLADTLCLLKEGAITTAMVQEDSQAAIKLMPLVKSLTHS
- a CDS encoding HPP family protein; translation: MLDSKLFPLVAGIAAAVTISILAYLEAFTSAGLWLMAPFGASTVLVFGLPKSPLAQPKNVIFGHVLSALVGVVFVTYVGVEPWSLGAATGVAIALMLVTKTTHPPAGANPVLIMLTGQSWSFLLTPVAIGAVVIVAMGFLVNKLVHKS